A genomic segment from Thermococcus sp. encodes:
- a CDS encoding DEAD/DEAH box helicase — protein sequence MSFESLGLSEATLVAVRQKGFLQPTDIQREVIPRLLRGETDIIGQSQTGTGKTAAFALPIIEAIDPKERGVQAIILTPTRELALQVADEIKSLRGRKRIYVYAVYGGQPIGPQIRALERGTHIVVGTPGRVLDHIRRGTIDLSGVRFFILDEADRMLDMGFVDDIEVIFRGTPKEKRVLMFSATMPPEIKRLARRYMGDYEVVSVSSDELVPEMVDQEYLEVVPARKFTVLKKILDANENFYGIVFCATKRETRELSERLRSSGYRAESLNGDMSQSARERTLWRFKNKKTRVLVATDVAARGLDVQDISHIVNYSLPMTAEDYVHRIGRTGRMGKRGRAITFIMPGEFRRLRYIAQQAGVEISKSELSEEIPKEYRERYERTQRSYGSKGYSKNSGSSRNYREGRGSGRNGRGKKGGRRNYSEGYSDYRY from the coding sequence ATGAGTTTTGAAAGCTTAGGCTTATCCGAGGCCACGTTAGTAGCAGTAAGGCAGAAAGGCTTTTTACAGCCAACCGATATCCAGAGGGAGGTCATCCCCAGACTTTTAAGGGGGGAGACCGACATAATCGGCCAGTCCCAGACCGGGACGGGGAAGACGGCCGCTTTTGCGCTTCCAATAATCGAGGCGATTGATCCTAAGGAGAGGGGCGTCCAGGCGATAATCCTCACACCTACGAGGGAATTAGCCCTCCAGGTGGCGGATGAAATCAAGAGCCTCCGTGGGAGGAAGAGGATCTATGTCTACGCAGTTTACGGCGGCCAGCCGATAGGCCCGCAGATAAGGGCGCTGGAGAGGGGCACACACATCGTAGTCGGAACTCCCGGAAGGGTTCTCGACCACATAAGGCGCGGCACCATTGATTTAAGCGGCGTTAGGTTCTTCATCCTCGATGAAGCGGATAGGATGCTTGACATGGGTTTCGTGGATGACATTGAGGTGATATTCAGGGGAACACCAAAGGAAAAGCGCGTTCTCATGTTCTCGGCCACGATGCCGCCCGAGATAAAGAGGCTTGCAAGGCGCTACATGGGTGACTACGAGGTTGTGAGCGTCAGCAGTGACGAACTTGTGCCGGAGATGGTCGACCAGGAGTACCTTGAGGTAGTCCCGGCTAGAAAGTTCACAGTGCTGAAGAAGATACTCGATGCCAATGAGAACTTCTACGGCATAGTATTCTGCGCCACGAAGAGAGAAACGCGGGAGCTGAGCGAGAGGCTAAGGAGTAGCGGATACAGGGCAGAATCTCTCAACGGTGACATGAGCCAGTCAGCAAGGGAGAGAACGCTCTGGCGCTTCAAGAACAAGAAGACAAGGGTTCTCGTTGCGACTGACGTTGCCGCGAGGGGTCTCGACGTGCAGGACATAAGTCACATCGTCAACTACTCCCTACCCATGACGGCTGAAGACTACGTCCACCGGATAGGTAGAACCGGTAGGATGGGTAAGAGGGGCAGGGCAATAACCTTCATAATGCCCGGCGAGTTCAGGCGCCTCCGTTACATCGCCCAACAGGCGGGCGTGGAAATAAGTAAGTCGGAGCTGAGCGAGGAGATTCCAAAGGAATACCGTGAGAGATACGAGAGAACCCAGAGAAGCTACGGCTCAAAGGGCTACTCTAAAAACTCCGGAAGTTCCAGAAACTACCGCGAGGGCAGGGGGAGCGGAAGGAACGGCAGAGGCAAGAAAGGCGGAAGGAGAAACTACTCCGAGGGCTATTCAGATTACCGCTACTGA
- the topA gene encoding DNA topoisomerase I, which translates to MVTLIIAEKPNVARKIAYALAEGKPVRKAIGKVPHYEFMRDGKRIIVAPAVGHLFSLAPRMKTYGYPIFDIEWVPIYVAEKGKGYAKDYIKAIATLAKGANEFIIACDYDTEGEVIGYTVLKYACDVDPSKAKRMKFSALTKKDLLRAWYNIEPTINFGMADAGIARHVLDWYWGVNLSRALTSSIKRASGKWMVLSTGRVQGPTLKFLVDREKEIQDFKPTPYWVIKMLLEKNGEQYTATYEKERILDEEEAKRVVEEAKRGPAFVEKVEVRQQKRHPPVPFDLGTLQREAYSAFGYSPKKTLEIAQRLYEKGLQSYPRTSSQKLPKNLNFRTILQNLAKLSEYKPFAHALLGEERLKPVEGKKDDPAHPAIYPTGELSKPGDLTKDERNIYDLIVRRFLALFMEPAVRETMKVVVNSNSHRFILSGARTVKEGWLKVYGKYVKFDEVILPVFKEGEPVKVLQIKREKKKTKPPARYSPAAVIKRMEDLGIGTKATRAQILETLYNRGYIEGKRKIKVTPLGMRVVEALEKNVPDIVSVELTKAFEENMEKIMAGKANREQVIEESKNQLVKILQVFREKELDIGKMLLESTGTGVTLSKATAKKRGAVKELSEEEEREVQRTVDGGTDSKKAKARKPEKRPLVIGKCPKCGGDLVVRYNRKTGKRFVGCSNWPKCDVTYPLLQRGEIIPTDETCCGGAPVVKIRERGREYEVCVDMNCRDWRKK; encoded by the coding sequence ATGGTCACGCTAATCATCGCGGAGAAGCCTAACGTCGCGAGGAAGATTGCGTATGCCCTGGCTGAGGGTAAACCCGTGCGGAAGGCCATTGGGAAGGTTCCCCACTATGAGTTCATGCGCGATGGGAAGAGGATAATTGTCGCCCCTGCCGTCGGCCATCTCTTTTCTCTCGCCCCAAGGATGAAAACCTACGGTTATCCCATCTTCGACATTGAATGGGTTCCCATCTACGTTGCTGAAAAGGGAAAGGGTTACGCGAAGGACTACATCAAGGCCATTGCTACGCTTGCGAAGGGGGCGAACGAGTTTATCATTGCGTGCGACTACGATACGGAGGGAGAAGTGATAGGTTACACTGTCCTCAAATACGCCTGCGACGTCGATCCTTCGAAGGCCAAACGCATGAAGTTCTCGGCATTAACGAAAAAGGACCTTCTCCGGGCTTGGTACAACATTGAGCCGACCATAAACTTCGGGATGGCAGATGCTGGAATAGCGCGCCACGTCCTCGACTGGTACTGGGGCGTGAATCTTTCAAGGGCACTCACCTCGTCAATAAAGCGTGCGAGCGGGAAGTGGATGGTCCTTTCAACTGGCAGAGTCCAGGGGCCAACGTTGAAGTTCCTCGTTGACAGGGAGAAGGAGATACAGGACTTCAAGCCGACCCCTTATTGGGTCATAAAGATGCTCCTTGAGAAGAACGGCGAGCAGTACACCGCAACCTACGAGAAGGAGCGCATCCTCGATGAAGAAGAAGCCAAAAGAGTGGTGGAAGAGGCGAAGAGGGGGCCTGCCTTTGTTGAAAAGGTGGAGGTCAGACAGCAGAAGAGGCATCCACCCGTCCCCTTTGACCTCGGAACCCTCCAGAGGGAGGCTTACTCCGCCTTTGGATACAGCCCGAAGAAGACTTTGGAGATAGCACAGCGCTTGTATGAAAAGGGACTTCAGTCGTATCCGCGCACCAGTTCCCAGAAGCTGCCAAAGAACCTCAACTTCAGGACGATACTCCAGAACCTTGCCAAGCTATCAGAGTACAAGCCCTTCGCCCATGCCCTCCTTGGGGAGGAGAGGCTCAAGCCCGTTGAGGGCAAGAAGGACGATCCGGCGCACCCGGCCATCTACCCAACTGGCGAACTGTCGAAGCCCGGCGACCTCACCAAAGATGAGAGGAACATCTACGACCTTATTGTCAGGCGCTTTTTGGCCCTCTTCATGGAGCCTGCCGTGAGGGAGACGATGAAGGTGGTGGTAAACTCCAACTCCCACCGCTTCATCCTGAGCGGGGCTAGGACTGTAAAGGAGGGCTGGCTGAAGGTCTATGGAAAATACGTTAAGTTCGATGAGGTAATTCTACCGGTCTTCAAGGAGGGCGAGCCTGTAAAGGTCCTCCAGATAAAGCGCGAGAAGAAGAAGACTAAACCACCAGCACGCTACTCCCCGGCGGCGGTCATCAAGAGGATGGAGGATCTCGGCATAGGAACCAAAGCCACGCGCGCCCAGATACTCGAGACACTCTACAACAGGGGATACATTGAGGGCAAAAGGAAGATAAAGGTGACACCGCTCGGGATGCGCGTCGTTGAGGCCCTGGAGAAGAACGTGCCGGATATAGTCAGTGTTGAGCTCACAAAAGCCTTCGAAGAGAATATGGAGAAGATAATGGCCGGCAAGGCCAACAGGGAGCAAGTTATTGAGGAGAGCAAGAATCAGCTGGTCAAAATCCTCCAGGTCTTCAGGGAGAAGGAACTTGACATCGGAAAGATGCTCCTCGAGAGCACTGGGACGGGGGTTACCCTGTCAAAAGCCACTGCAAAGAAGAGGGGAGCAGTTAAAGAGCTCAGCGAGGAGGAAGAGCGCGAGGTTCAGCGGACGGTTGACGGAGGAACTGACTCTAAAAAAGCGAAGGCCCGGAAGCCAGAGAAAAGGCCCCTCGTCATCGGGAAGTGCCCCAAGTGCGGTGGCGATTTGGTTGTCCGCTACAACAGGAAGACTGGCAAGCGCTTCGTGGGTTGCTCGAACTGGCCGAAGTGCGACGTTACCTACCCACTCCTCCAGCGTGGCGAGATAATCCCGACGGATGAGACATGTTGTGGCGGCGCACCAGTCGTTAAAATCCGCGAAAGGGGGAGAGAATATGAGGTTTGCGTCGATATGAACTGCAGGGACTGGAGGAAGAAGTGA
- a CDS encoding NAD(P)/FAD-dependent oxidoreductase — protein sequence MKEMKYDVVVVGAGIAGPIVARNVAKAGYSVLLIDKKPAIGSPKQCAEGINMKVFDEYDIPYDKRFINREIYGAKLYSPSGYELELRYKEASGVILERKVFDKMLAYYAAKAGADVLARTEAQDVIRKEGKVVGITAKHENEPVEIYTNIIVAADGVESTIARKAGLNTYAPPHEFDSSYEYEMLIEGYDPDLIHLWFGNEVAPRGYVWVFPKDEDRANVGIGIASDHPETAKHYLDKWLEENKIQTKRILEVNVGVVPVGGFVKELAKDNVLVVGDAARQVNPMHGGGMAEAMGAGTIASKWIVKALEEENLSFLQNYTKEWWETDGKRLEKVLKVRHVTEKLTDEDLDLFIQILSGADAEKIAGGDYGEVIKALLKHPKVLMSKRRLSLLKELL from the coding sequence ATGAAGGAGATGAAATACGACGTGGTCGTCGTTGGTGCCGGAATTGCTGGCCCGATAGTTGCTAGAAACGTTGCCAAAGCAGGTTACTCGGTTCTCCTCATTGATAAGAAGCCCGCCATTGGAAGTCCAAAGCAGTGCGCTGAGGGCATAAACATGAAGGTCTTCGATGAGTATGACATCCCCTACGACAAAAGGTTCATCAACCGCGAGATCTACGGTGCAAAACTCTACTCCCCGAGTGGCTACGAGCTTGAGCTTCGCTACAAGGAAGCGAGCGGTGTAATCCTAGAGAGGAAGGTCTTCGACAAGATGCTGGCATATTACGCGGCAAAGGCAGGTGCCGATGTTTTGGCTAGAACCGAGGCACAGGATGTTATCAGGAAGGAGGGTAAGGTAGTTGGAATAACGGCCAAACATGAGAACGAGCCGGTTGAGATATACACGAACATCATAGTGGCGGCCGACGGCGTTGAGAGTACCATAGCCAGAAAAGCTGGACTAAACACATATGCCCCTCCACACGAGTTTGACTCCTCCTACGAGTACGAGATGCTCATCGAAGGTTACGATCCGGATTTGATACATCTCTGGTTCGGCAACGAGGTGGCTCCGCGCGGTTATGTCTGGGTTTTCCCAAAGGATGAAGACAGAGCTAACGTCGGAATAGGTATCGCCTCAGATCACCCTGAGACTGCAAAGCACTACCTCGACAAGTGGCTCGAGGAGAACAAGATTCAGACCAAGAGGATATTGGAGGTTAACGTCGGTGTCGTCCCGGTCGGCGGTTTCGTGAAGGAGCTGGCGAAGGACAACGTTCTCGTTGTCGGCGATGCAGCGAGGCAGGTTAACCCGATGCACGGGGGCGGAATGGCAGAGGCAATGGGAGCAGGAACAATAGCGAGCAAGTGGATAGTCAAGGCCCTTGAAGAGGAGAACCTATCATTCCTTCAGAATTACACGAAAGAGTGGTGGGAGACCGATGGAAAAAGGCTTGAGAAGGTTCTGAAGGTAAGGCACGTTACCGAGAAGCTCACGGATGAGGACCTCGACCTGTTCATCCAGATACTCAGCGGCGCAGATGCAGAGAAGATAGCAGGCGGAGACTATGGGGAGGTAATAAAAGCCCTCCTAAAGCACCCAAAGGTACTTATGAGCAAGCGCAGGCTGAGCCTTCTTAAAGAGCTCCTCTAA
- a CDS encoding DUF362 domain-containing protein, translated as MPEKIRIVVNEDRCYLCGGCAGVCPTLAIEVHSNGWEFFQDKCISCRICINTCPVGALSAEPLEVEG; from the coding sequence ATGCCGGAGAAGATTAGAATAGTCGTCAATGAGGACCGTTGCTACCTCTGCGGAGGCTGTGCGGGAGTTTGCCCAACGCTCGCCATAGAGGTCCACTCAAACGGCTGGGAATTCTTCCAGGACAAGTGCATAAGCTGTAGGATATGCATAAACACCTGCCCGGTCGGAGCTTTAAGCGCTGAACCCCTGGAGGTGGAAGGATGA
- a CDS encoding transcriptional regulator, with amino-acid sequence MAEPDIFYILGNRVRRDLLSHLTCTECYFSFLSNKVSVSSTAVAKHLKIMEREGILKSYEREGPFIGPARKYYDIAISRTYVVTVTPNLFWYRGIELGEPFEGKVEINLPSIKEARSLLDMVAAFMGISFELEKALRALQTIESRRNRLMKEIKEHYLSEIGDMTQLAILHYILLTGGSTVDELSDRLNLKEREVLAKARELDRFVPLIIKDGIIKIDADRLKGVGGEGDAGED; translated from the coding sequence ATGGCTGAACCGGATATTTTCTACATCTTAGGAAACAGGGTAAGGAGGGATTTGCTCAGTCACCTCACCTGTACGGAGTGCTACTTCAGCTTCCTCAGCAACAAGGTCAGCGTTTCTTCTACGGCGGTTGCGAAGCACCTCAAGATAATGGAACGTGAGGGGATTCTTAAGTCCTACGAGCGGGAAGGGCCTTTCATCGGGCCCGCGAGGAAGTACTACGACATAGCCATCTCTCGGACGTACGTGGTGACGGTCACTCCCAACCTCTTCTGGTATCGCGGTATCGAGCTTGGGGAGCCTTTCGAGGGGAAGGTTGAGATAAACCTACCCTCCATAAAAGAAGCGAGGAGCCTCTTAGACATGGTGGCCGCATTCATGGGCATCAGTTTCGAACTTGAGAAGGCCCTTCGGGCGCTTCAGACCATCGAAAGCAGGCGCAACAGGCTAATGAAGGAGATAAAGGAGCATTATCTCAGTGAGATTGGAGACATGACACAGCTGGCGATACTCCACTACATCCTTTTAACTGGGGGGTCAACCGTCGACGAGCTGAGCGACAGGCTCAATCTCAAGGAGAGAGAAGTGCTCGCCAAAGCTCGGGAACTGGACAGATTCGTACCGTTAATAATAAAAGACGGGATCATCAAGATTGACGCGGATAGGTTAAAAGGAGTTGGCGGTGAAGGAGATGCCGGAGAAGATTAG
- a CDS encoding thioredoxin family protein has protein sequence MGLISDSDKKVIKEEFFSKMTNPVKIIGFTGKEHCQYCDQLKQLVQELSELSDKITYEFHDFDTPEGKEIAEKYRVDRAPAITITQEGKDMGARFFGLPAGHEFGAFLEDIVDVSNAQTDLMPESKEDLANIERDIRILVFVTPTCPYCPLAVRMAHKFAIENTNAGKGKILGDMVEAIEYPEWADKYSVMAVPKVVIQVDGEDKVQFEGAYPEKMFMEKLLAALE, from the coding sequence ATGGGACTGATTAGCGATTCCGACAAGAAAGTGATAAAGGAAGAGTTCTTCTCCAAGATGACAAACCCGGTCAAAATAATCGGCTTCACCGGCAAGGAGCACTGCCAGTACTGCGACCAGCTCAAGCAACTCGTTCAGGAACTCAGCGAGCTCAGCGACAAGATTACCTACGAGTTCCATGACTTCGACACACCAGAGGGCAAGGAGATTGCTGAGAAGTACAGGGTAGACCGCGCTCCCGCAATAACCATCACTCAGGAGGGAAAGGACATGGGTGCCAGGTTCTTTGGCCTTCCCGCCGGCCACGAGTTCGGTGCCTTCCTCGAGGACATCGTCGACGTTAGCAATGCTCAGACGGACCTAATGCCAGAGAGCAAAGAAGATCTTGCCAATATCGAAAGGGACATCAGGATACTCGTCTTTGTAACGCCAACCTGCCCCTACTGTCCGCTCGCCGTTAGGATGGCCCACAAGTTCGCCATTGAGAACACCAACGCCGGCAAGGGCAAGATTCTCGGTGACATGGTCGAGGCCATTGAGTACCCAGAGTGGGCTGACAAGTACAGCGTCATGGCCGTTCCCAAGGTCGTTATCCAGGTGGACGGCGAGGACAAGGTTCAGTTTGAGGGCGCCTACCCTGAGAAGATGTTCATGGAGAAGCTCCTCGCCGCCCTTGAGTGA
- a CDS encoding S9 family peptidase, whose product MVKGLTEKDLGKFKLVGNVDAFKKKLVFQVTEINLEKDDYFSRLYLYDGRKIKPFTAGKKDGNPKFSPDGKLVAFTSKRDKESKEAELYIIPTDGGEARLLAKFKYGVWNLRFTEDGKGIAVVTPIDIEKKPKDDVHVIKEIPFWLNGVGWIYEKRSTVYLVDVKTGKKKRLTPKNLDVSQIRFHNGRLYFIAQEDREKKPMVSDLYVLEGRKARRITPGKWDISDFIPLDDGTFILKASTLERGIPTNTHIYHYNPETGEMRKLTKGLDRSAYNSLNCDVRGSQRAELVFRDGWVYYVATDGPRANLFRVNLNGKIERVIDGDRSVESFAVGDYIAFTAQDAVTPTELYTLRDGTEKKLTDFNGWIKEYALSKPEYFTVNASDGVEIDAWVMKPVGFEPGKKYPAVLEVHGGPKTAYGYSFMHEFHVLAAKGFVVIFSNPRGSDGYGEEFADIREHYGERDYQDLMEVVDEALKRFDFIDGERIGVTGGSYGGFMTNWIVGHTKRFKAAVTQRSISNWTSFFGTTDIGYFFAPDQVGGDPWSNTDGYWEKSPLKYAPNVETPLLIIHSMEDYRCWLAEGLQFYTALKYLGKTVELALFPGENHDLSRGGKPKHRVKRLELIAGWMERWVKS is encoded by the coding sequence ATGGTGAAAGGTCTGACCGAGAAAGACCTCGGAAAGTTTAAGCTGGTTGGGAACGTAGACGCGTTCAAGAAAAAGCTCGTCTTCCAGGTAACGGAGATAAACCTTGAAAAGGATGACTACTTCTCGAGGCTCTACCTCTACGACGGCAGGAAAATTAAGCCGTTCACCGCTGGAAAAAAGGACGGAAACCCAAAGTTCTCACCTGACGGGAAACTGGTGGCTTTTACCTCCAAGCGCGATAAGGAGAGTAAGGAGGCCGAGCTCTACATAATCCCGACCGATGGGGGAGAGGCGAGGCTCCTAGCGAAGTTCAAATACGGGGTATGGAACCTGCGCTTCACCGAAGACGGGAAGGGTATAGCGGTCGTCACCCCGATCGACATCGAGAAGAAGCCCAAGGACGACGTTCACGTTATCAAGGAGATCCCCTTCTGGCTCAACGGTGTCGGCTGGATCTATGAGAAGAGGAGCACTGTTTACCTTGTCGATGTCAAAACCGGAAAGAAGAAGCGCCTGACGCCGAAGAACCTTGACGTAAGCCAGATTCGCTTCCACAACGGCAGGCTCTACTTCATTGCCCAGGAAGACCGCGAGAAGAAGCCCATGGTGAGCGACCTCTACGTCCTCGAGGGTAGGAAGGCGAGGAGGATAACCCCGGGCAAATGGGACATCTCCGACTTCATCCCGCTCGACGATGGAACCTTCATCCTCAAGGCCAGCACATTGGAAAGGGGAATCCCGACCAACACCCACATCTACCACTACAACCCCGAGACGGGCGAGATGAGGAAGCTAACGAAAGGCCTCGACCGCTCCGCTTACAACTCGCTCAACTGCGACGTTCGCGGCTCTCAAAGGGCAGAGCTTGTCTTCAGGGATGGCTGGGTCTACTATGTAGCAACCGACGGGCCGAGGGCGAACCTCTTCAGGGTAAACCTCAACGGGAAGATCGAGCGCGTGATCGATGGAGACAGGAGCGTCGAGAGCTTCGCGGTTGGCGACTACATAGCCTTCACCGCCCAAGATGCTGTAACCCCAACGGAACTCTACACCCTCCGGGATGGAACGGAGAAAAAGCTTACTGACTTCAATGGATGGATTAAAGAATATGCCCTCTCAAAGCCCGAATACTTCACCGTTAATGCCTCTGATGGCGTTGAGATAGACGCGTGGGTTATGAAGCCCGTTGGTTTCGAACCGGGGAAGAAGTATCCCGCGGTCCTGGAGGTCCACGGCGGGCCCAAGACGGCCTACGGCTACTCATTCATGCATGAGTTTCATGTTTTAGCAGCTAAAGGCTTCGTCGTAATCTTCTCCAATCCAAGGGGAAGCGACGGCTACGGCGAGGAGTTCGCCGACATTAGAGAGCACTACGGGGAAAGGGATTATCAGGACCTGATGGAGGTCGTCGATGAAGCCCTAAAGAGATTCGACTTCATAGATGGAGAGAGGATAGGCGTCACCGGCGGCTCCTATGGCGGCTTCATGACGAACTGGATAGTCGGGCACACGAAACGCTTTAAGGCCGCGGTAACCCAGCGTTCCATCTCCAACTGGACTAGCTTCTTTGGAACCACCGACATCGGCTACTTCTTCGCCCCTGACCAGGTGGGCGGCGACCCCTGGAGCAATACAGACGGCTACTGGGAGAAGAGCCCGCTGAAGTACGCGCCGAACGTTGAAACACCGCTCCTCATAATTCACTCAATGGAGGACTACCGTTGCTGGCTCGCAGAAGGCCTTCAGTTCTACACGGCTTTGAAGTACCTTGGAAAAACCGTCGAGCTTGCGCTCTTCCCGGGAGAGAACCACGACCTCAGCAGGGGCGGGAAGCCGAAGCACAGGGTTAAGAGGCTTGAGCTGATAGCGGGATGGATGGAGCGGTGGGTTAAGAGCTGA
- the ppcA gene encoding phosphoenolpyruvate carboxylase — protein sequence MIPRLMSTQHPDNVYMPFFASSPAMGGEDEVTEAFYAFNVLGIEEQMWDFEGKEVDEFVVKKLFERYGHFFRHRRLGGEFRLTPRVPNPSVEKAEAKLLLETLEAIPRSADYARIFYGEETAPIFEVILPMATSPHELNRVYELYRHYIAGKQYKRVYDIKLHEWIGEFYPEEISVIPLFETKEAILGAAGVVAEYLRGKEFEHQRVFLARSDPAMNYGLISAVLYDKKALFDLQELEERTGVEMYPIIGVGGAPFRGHFTPRNVDAVLEEYPSAQTYTVQSSFKYDNPMKEVMKAVERVKSRERSRANPVPGEVLSTLKKYEERYSRELKALVPYIRETAKYVPSRRRRKLHIGIFGYSREVNGSALPRAIKFTASLYSLGIPPELLGLDALSEKELEFLSEHYHSLYNDVEFAFRYFNPMAVERFPFLKSIAEMARDYERDEAHGEITSRILGGDLDEALIVEAAGIRGFLG from the coding sequence ATGATACCAAGATTGATGAGCACTCAGCATCCTGACAACGTTTACATGCCCTTCTTCGCCAGTTCTCCCGCGATGGGGGGAGAGGATGAGGTGACGGAGGCCTTCTACGCCTTCAACGTTCTCGGGATAGAGGAGCAGATGTGGGACTTTGAGGGCAAGGAGGTGGATGAGTTCGTCGTCAAAAAGCTTTTTGAGCGGTACGGGCACTTCTTCAGGCACCGCAGGCTGGGCGGGGAGTTCAGACTGACCCCGAGGGTTCCCAACCCGAGTGTGGAAAAGGCGGAAGCAAAGCTTCTCCTTGAAACCCTTGAAGCGATCCCCCGCTCCGCGGACTACGCTCGGATATTCTACGGCGAGGAGACGGCCCCGATATTCGAGGTCATCCTGCCGATGGCAACCTCTCCTCACGAGCTGAACAGGGTCTACGAACTCTACAGGCACTACATAGCCGGAAAGCAGTACAAGAGGGTCTATGACATAAAGCTCCACGAGTGGATAGGGGAGTTCTACCCCGAGGAGATAAGCGTCATCCCTCTCTTCGAGACGAAGGAGGCCATCCTGGGTGCGGCAGGGGTCGTGGCCGAGTACCTGAGGGGGAAAGAGTTCGAGCACCAGAGGGTCTTCTTGGCCAGGAGCGACCCTGCAATGAACTATGGCCTGATAAGTGCTGTGCTCTACGACAAAAAGGCCCTCTTTGACCTTCAGGAGTTGGAAGAGAGAACTGGGGTTGAGATGTACCCCATCATAGGAGTCGGCGGTGCTCCATTCAGAGGGCACTTTACGCCTAGGAACGTAGACGCGGTGCTGGAGGAGTACCCGAGCGCTCAGACCTATACGGTTCAGAGCTCGTTTAAGTACGACAATCCCATGAAGGAAGTCATGAAAGCCGTTGAGAGGGTTAAATCAAGAGAGAGGAGCCGTGCGAATCCTGTGCCTGGGGAGGTTCTCTCCACTCTGAAAAAGTACGAAGAGAGGTATTCGAGGGAGTTAAAGGCACTCGTCCCATACATCCGAGAAACTGCGAAGTACGTTCCCTCCAGGAGACGACGGAAGCTTCATATTGGGATCTTTGGTTATTCGAGGGAGGTGAACGGCTCAGCTCTGCCGAGGGCGATAAAATTCACGGCCTCGCTCTACTCCCTAGGAATCCCACCGGAGCTGCTTGGCCTAGATGCACTCAGCGAGAAAGAGCTTGAGTTCCTCTCGGAGCACTATCACAGCCTCTACAACGACGTTGAGTTCGCCTTCCGCTACTTTAATCCAATGGCAGTTGAGCGCTTCCCGTTCCTCAAATCCATTGCGGAGATGGCGAGAGATTACGAGCGGGATGAAGCCCATGGGGAGATAACCTCGAGGATACTAGGAGGAGATCTTGACGAGGCACTCATAGTTGAGGCTGCGGGCATAAGGGGCTTCCTGGGTTAG
- a CDS encoding molybdenum cofactor guanylyltransferase — MRAVVIAFPEKKWENYTVPVNGKPMVKLTEERLLMSKRVGEIFTVVRNNKLKAYSLHVMNPLPVNARSKMEALFKAVPDGPFFLAEGNMPLVMPFLVNYLVGLFYENEPEALIPVWKDGTAEIAHAIYDPDALADAIDAALAEGYRSLSSIAEFLEYEPVSIEELTKRNPKVTLSFFKVRNSFDVSFAERALNEP, encoded by the coding sequence ATGCGGGCAGTAGTCATAGCATTTCCAGAGAAAAAGTGGGAGAACTACACGGTTCCAGTAAACGGCAAGCCCATGGTAAAGCTCACAGAGGAGAGGCTGTTGATGAGCAAGAGGGTAGGGGAGATTTTCACCGTTGTTAGGAATAACAAGCTGAAGGCCTACTCGCTCCACGTTATGAATCCCCTCCCTGTAAACGCGAGAAGCAAGATGGAGGCCCTCTTCAAGGCGGTGCCGGATGGGCCCTTCTTCCTCGCCGAGGGCAACATGCCGCTCGTGATGCCATTCCTAGTGAACTACCTGGTGGGCCTCTTCTACGAGAACGAGCCGGAGGCGCTGATACCAGTTTGGAAGGATGGGACGGCGGAGATTGCGCATGCAATATACGATCCAGATGCGCTGGCGGACGCGATAGACGCGGCTTTAGCGGAAGGTTACAGAAGCCTAAGCAGTATAGCCGAGTTCCTCGAATACGAACCGGTATCGATCGAGGAGCTGACAAAGAGAAACCCTAAAGTTACGCTGAGCTTCTTCAAGGTTAGGAACTCCTTTGACGTGAGCTTCGCGGAGAGGGCGTTGAACGAACCCTAA